The Pan troglodytes isolate AG18354 chromosome 8, NHGRI_mPanTro3-v2.0_pri, whole genome shotgun sequence genome window below encodes:
- the CUZD1 gene encoding CUB and zona pellucida-like domain-containing protein 1 precursor (The RefSeq protein has 3 substitutions compared to this genomic sequence), giving the protein MELVRRLVPLTLLILSCLAELTMAEAEGNASCTVSLGGANMAETHKAMILQLNPSENCTWTIERPENKSIRIIFSYVQLDPDGSCESENIKVFDGTSSNGPLLGQVCSKNDYVPVFESSSSTLTFQIVTDSARIQRTVFVFYYSFSPNISIPNCGGYLDTLEGSFTSPNYPKPHPELAYCVWHIQVEKDYKIKLNFKEIFLEIDKQCKFDFLAIYDGPSTNSGLIGQVCGRVTPTFESSSNSLTVVLSTDYANSYRGFSASYTSIYAENINTTSLTCSSDRMRVIISKSYLEAFNSNGNNLQLKDPTCRPKLSNVVEFSIPLNGCGTIRKVEDQSITYTNIITFSASSTSEVITRQKQLQIILKCEMGHNSTVVIIYITEDDVIQSQNALGKYNTSMALFESNSFEKTILESPYYVDLNQTLFVQVSLHTSDPNLVVFLDTCRASPTSDFASPTYDLIKSGCSRDETCKVYPLFGHYGRFQFNAFKFLRSMSSVYLQCKVLICDSSDHQSRCNQGCVSRSKRDISSYKWKTDSIIGPIRLKRDRSASGNSGFQHETHAEETPNQPFNSLHLFSFMVLALNVVIVATITVRHFVNQRADYKYQKLQNY; this is encoded by the exons ATGGAGCTTGTAAGAAGGCTCATGCCATTGACCCTCTTAATTCTCTCCTGTTTGGCGGAGCTGACAATGGCGGAGGCTGAAG GCAATGCAAGCTGCACAGTCAGTCTAGGGGGTGCCAATATGGCAGAGACCCACAAAGCCATGATCCTGCAACTCAATCCCAGTGAGAACTGCACCTGGACAATAGAAAGACCAGAAAACAAAAGCATCAGAATTATCTTTTCCTATGTCCA GCTTGATCCAGATGGAAGCTGTGAAAGTGAAAACATTAAAGTCTTTGACGGAACCTCCAGCAATGGGCCTCTGCTAGGGCAAGTCTGCAGTAAAAACGACTATGTTCCTGTATTTGAATCATCATCCAGTACATTGACGTTTCAAATAGTTACTGACTCAGCAAGAATTCAAAGAACTGTCTTTGTCTTCTACTACTTCTTCTCTCCTAACATCT CTATTCCAAACTGTGGCGGTTACCTGGATACCTTGGAAGGATCCTTCACCAGCCCCAATTACCCAAAGCCGCATCCTGAGCTGGCTTATTGTGTGTGGCACATACAAGTGGAGAAAGATTACAAGATAAAACTAAACTTCAAAGAGATTTT CCTAGAAATAGACAAACAGTGCAAATTTGATTTTCTTGCCATCTATGATGGCCCCTCCACCAACTCTGGCCTGATTGGACAAGTCTGTGGCCGTGTGACTCCCACCTTCGAATCGTCATCAAACTCTCTGACTGTCGTGTTGTCTACAGATTATGCCAATTCTTACCGGGGCTTTTCTGCTTCCTACACCTCAATTTATGCAGAAAACATCAACACTA caTCTTTAACTTGCTCTTCTGACAGGATGAGAGTTATTATAAGCAAATCCTACCTAGAGGCTTTTAACTCTAATGGGAATAACTTACAACTAAAAGACCCAACTTGCAGACCAAAATTATCAAATGTTGTGGAATTTTCTATCCCTCTTAATGGATGTGGTACAATCAGAAAG GTAGAAGATCAGTCAATTACTTACACCAATATAATCACCTTTTCTGCATCCTCAACTTCTGAAGTGATCACCCGTCAGAAACAACTCCAGATTATTTTGAAGTGTGAAATGGGACATAATTCTACAGTGGAGATAATATACATAACAGAAGATGATGTAATACAAAGTCAAAATGCACTGGGCAAATATAACACCAGCATGGCTCTTTTTGAATCCAATTCATTTGAAAAGACTATACTTGAATCACCATATTATGTGGATTTGAACCAAACTCTTTTTGTTCAAGTTAGTCTGCACACCTCAGATCCAAATTTGGTGGTGTTTCTTGATACCTGTAGAGCCTCTCCCACCTCTGACTTTGCATCTCCAACCTACGACCTAATCAAGAGTGG ATGTAGTCGAGATGAAACTTGTAAGGTGTATCCCTTATTTGGACACTATGGGAGATTCCAGTTTAATGCCTTTAAATTCTTGAGAAGTATGAGCTCTGTGTATCTGCAGTGTAAAGTTTTGATATGTGATAGCAGTGACCACCAGTCTCGCTGCAATCAAGGTTGTGTTTCCAGAAGCAAACGagacatttcttcatataaatggaaaacaGATTCCATCATAGGACCCATTCGTCTGAAAAGGGATCGAAGTGCAAGTGGCAATTCAG GATTTCAGCATGAAACACATGCGGAAGAAACTCCAAACCAGCCTTTCAACAGTCTGCATCTGTTTTCCTTCATGGTTCTAGCTCTGAATGTGGTGATTGTAGCGACAATCACAGTGAGGCATTTTGTAAATCAACGGGCAGACTACAAATACCAGAAGCTGCAGAACTATTAA
- the FAM24B gene encoding protein FAM24B isoform X2, translating into MLVIAGGILAALLLLIVIVLCLYFKIHNALKFKINNVLKAAKEPEAVAVKNHNPDKVWWAKNSQAKTIATESCPALRCCEGYRMCASFDSLPPCCCNVNEGL; encoded by the exons ATGCTTGTCATCGCTGGTGGTATCCTGGCGGCCTTGCTCCTGCTGATAGTTATCGTGCTCTGTCTTTACTTCAAAATACACAATGCGCTAAAGTTCAAAATAAACAACGTACTAAA AGCTGCAAAGGAACCTGAGGCTGTGGCTGTAAAAAATCACAACCCAGACAAGGTGTGGTGGGCCAAGAACAGCCAGGCCAAAACCATTGCCACGGAGTCTTGTCCTGCCCTGCGGTGCTGTGAAGGATATAGAATGTGTGCCAGTTTTGATTCCCTGCCACCTTGCTGTTGCAACGTAAATGAGGGCCTCTGA
- the FAM24B gene encoding protein FAM24B isoform X1, with protein sequence MSCSLKFTLIIIFFYCWLSSSHEELEGGTSKSFDLHTVIMLVIAGGILAALLLLIVIVLCLYFKIHNALKFKINNVLKAAKEPEAVAVKNHNPDKVWWAKNSQAKTIATESCPALRCCEGYRMCASFDSLPPCCCNVNEGL encoded by the exons ATGTCCTGTTCCCTAAAGTTTActttgattataatttttttttactgttggcTTTCATCCAGCCATGAGGAGTTAGAAGGTG GTACATCGAAGTCTTTTGACCTCCATACAGTGATTATGCTTGTCATCGCTGGTGGTATCCTGGCGGCCTTGCTCCTGCTGATAGTTATCGTGCTCTGTCTTTACTTCAAAATACACAATGCGCTAAAGTTCAAAATAAACAACGTACTAAA AGCTGCAAAGGAACCTGAGGCTGTGGCTGTAAAAAATCACAACCCAGACAAGGTGTGGTGGGCCAAGAACAGCCAGGCCAAAACCATTGCCACGGAGTCTTGTCCTGCCCTGCGGTGCTGTGAAGGATATAGAATGTGTGCCAGTTTTGATTCCCTGCCACCTTGCTGTTGCAACGTAAATGAGGGCCTCTGA